The following are from one region of the Dreissena polymorpha isolate Duluth1 chromosome 2, UMN_Dpol_1.0, whole genome shotgun sequence genome:
- the LOC127865804 gene encoding N-acetylglucosamine-1-phosphotransferase subunit gamma-like, translated as MDAKNIFLILATICYCISVLCERHSIKIVEEPSTYGIMNSYQGGAVADTNAKKLKMRVKPSNFSGPALFSRLNGKCFTKTDESYKYEFCPFSNITQHEQSLRWNPYSGILGVWQEWEIENNTFIAMVMRQGDTCGNKHRTMKVFFQCGKDNKVLNVSEPSTCNYHMNFSTPYVCHPQAMLVYPTLREELQTEWGHLEGELAAGEITHKGYKKYLSRIFVKAGYMMSEDAKKSLLEQAAAEEKKEVEKKDGRFDNLFQCTEEYRKLKLEIDQLRQLVDNKHDDDIVEHGVDLDYA; from the exons ATGGACGCCAAAAACATATTCCTTATATTGGCCACTATTTGCTATTGTATATCTGTCTTAT gTGAACGGCATTCTATTAAAATAGTGGAGGAGCCATCCACATATGG AATTATGAACAGCTATCAAGGGGGGGCAGTAGCAGATACAAACGCAAAAAAGTTGAAGATGCGGGTCAAACCCTCCAACTTCTCTGGCCCAGCATTGTTCAGTCGACTGAATGgcaaatgttttacaaaaacagaTGAAAG TTATAAGTATGAGTTCTGTCCCTTCTCCAACATTACCCAACATGAGCAGTCACTGAGATGGAACCCTTACAGTGGAATTCTAGG AGTATGGCAGGAATGGGAGAttgaaaacaacacatttattgcCATGGTGATGAGGCAGGGTGATACATGTGGGAACAAACACAGGACTATGAAG GTGTTTTTCCAATGTGGAAAGGACAACAAGGTCCTGAACGTGAGTGAGCCGAGCACATGTAACTATCACATGAACTTCAGCACGCCGTATGTGTGCCACCCCCAGGCCATGCTGGTGTACCCCACTCTGAGAGAGGAGCTGCAGACAGAGTGGGGACACCTAGAGGGAGAACTGGCGGCAGGGGAGATTACTCATAAG GGATACAAGAAATACTTGTCAAGAATATTTGTGAAGGCCGGTTACATGATGTCGGAAGATGCCAAGAAGTCTCTACTGGAACAGGCAGCGGCAGAGGAAAAGAAAGAGGTGGAGAAAAAAGATGGACGCTTTGATAATCTGTTCCAGTGCACTGAA GAATATCGGAAACTGAAACTTGAAATAGATCAACTGCGACAATTAGTTGATAATAAACATg atgatGATATCGTAGAGCATGGCGTAGATCTGGACTACGCATGA